The following DNA comes from Gordonia zhaorongruii.
TGTTCTTCGGCGCGTTGGTCAGCCTGTTCGCGTCCGGTCAGAACGTGTGGGCGCCCATCGCGTTCGGTGTGATCGCCGGCATGGTCTTCGGGTTGATCTCGGCGGCGATTCCGTACGCCGCGACGCGTGGTCAGCGCGACTTCACGTCGACGATGCAACTCGTCGCGGGGCGCTACGACGTCCTCTGCGATCCGCGTACCGCAGAGCAGGCGCGCGACATCCTCGCCCGGCTCGCCATCTAGTCCGGCCATCGCCACCGGCACAGGTGGCGGACCCGCCTTACCTGACGCCTGCGAGACACTCCCACCCAGGATGTGCGATGTGTCACTCGGCCGTGCGATACCCTAACTCGCACATCAGCTTTCATTAGCTGTTTCTCAGGTGCGCGCATCCTCGC
Coding sequences within:
- a CDS encoding general stress protein — translated: MTNPMRGMSGLPTPPKGWPVGSYDTYEQAQHAVDHLSDSHFAVENLTIVGVDLMQVERVLGRLSWGKVIGGGIVSGAWLGLFFGALVSLFASGQNVWAPIAFGVIAGMVFGLISAAIPYAATRGQRDFTSTMQLVAGRYDVLCDPRTAEQARDILARLAI